From one Halosimplex rubrum genomic stretch:
- the carB gene encoding carbamoyl-phosphate synthase large subunit, which produces MTQDEDRTILLIGSGPIKIGQAAEFDYSGAQACRALQEEGARVVLVNSNPATIMTDPEMADAVYIEPINTEAISEIIRKENPDGVIAGLGGQTGLNVTAELAEEGVLEEHDVEVMGTPLDTIYATEDRDQFRQRMESIDEPVPESITIEAMDEVEEAVEAVGGLPVIMRTTYTLGGAGSGVIDDMDELKKAVHKGLRLSRDDRVMITESIDGWIELEYEVMRDADDSCIIICNMENLDPMGIHTGESTVVTPSQVIPDEGHQVMRDTALDVIRELGIQGGCNIQFAWRDDGTPGGEYRVVEVNPRVSRSSALASKATGYPIARVTAKVALGKRLHEIENEITGQTTAAFEPAIDYVVTKVPRWPKDKFTDVEFELGPAMKSTGEAMSIGRTFEESLLKALRSSEYDPAVDFSTVFNDELEEYYLERPSPDRPYAIFEAFSRGYTVEEINEITEIREWYLERFQRIADAAEAAAEGDYQAAADVGFTDQEITALAGGEFNDTHVSWLPVVEGPDAPDDDTAMADGGADTESAEAASSPGPDVTVDEVESHTTDRDFKLVDTCAGEFAATTPYYYSSRDPISGLGRNEVQVDRDAESVVVVGGGPIRIGQGVEFDYCSVHAVRALEELGIDATVVNNNPETVSTDYDTSDGLFFEPITAEEVADVVEETGADGVMVQFGGQTSVDIGHPLEAEIDRRGLDCDIMGTAVDAMDLAEDRDRFNRLMDDLDIAQPQGGSATSEQEALDLAHDIGYPVLVRPSYVLGGRAMDIVYSDEDLKEYIEEAVRVSPDKPILVDEFLEGAVELDVDAVSDGEDVLIGGIMEHVESAGVHSGDSACMIPPRSLGRDVNRKVRQVTEDIARALDTVGLMNVQLAVKDGEVYVLEANPRSSRTVPYVSKATGVPIAKIAAKVMAGETLESLDVTEQVPEQVSVKEVVLPFDRLPGSDPRLGPEMKSTGEVMGTADSFGKAYQKAQMSVGKAIPLEGTAVVDLSESEFPGRETEAGEELIDGYAEHFDLVTFDSEDEFVEAIENGEVDIIVSRQRKPLQSAVEEEITYFSTLASARAALEAIEAADEPLDVQPVGDRVKRDEYWGQPKEN; this is translated from the coding sequence ATGACACAGGACGAGGACCGTACCATTCTGCTGATCGGGAGCGGGCCGATCAAGATCGGACAGGCGGCCGAGTTCGACTACTCGGGCGCGCAGGCGTGTCGCGCGCTCCAGGAGGAGGGCGCCCGCGTCGTGCTCGTCAACTCGAACCCGGCGACGATCATGACCGACCCGGAGATGGCCGACGCCGTCTACATCGAGCCCATCAACACGGAGGCCATCTCGGAGATCATCCGGAAGGAGAACCCCGACGGAGTCATCGCCGGCCTGGGGGGACAGACGGGCCTGAACGTCACCGCCGAACTCGCCGAGGAGGGCGTCCTCGAGGAGCACGACGTCGAGGTCATGGGCACGCCGCTGGACACCATCTACGCCACCGAGGACCGCGACCAGTTCCGCCAGCGCATGGAGTCCATCGACGAGCCGGTCCCCGAGTCGATCACCATCGAGGCCATGGACGAGGTCGAAGAGGCCGTCGAGGCCGTCGGCGGCCTCCCGGTCATCATGCGCACGACCTACACCCTCGGCGGGGCCGGGTCGGGCGTCATCGACGACATGGACGAACTCAAGAAAGCCGTCCACAAGGGCCTGCGCCTCTCGCGCGACGACCGCGTGATGATCACCGAGTCCATCGACGGCTGGATCGAGCTGGAGTACGAGGTGATGCGCGACGCCGACGACTCGTGTATCATCATCTGCAACATGGAGAACCTCGACCCGATGGGCATCCACACGGGCGAGTCCACGGTCGTCACGCCCAGCCAGGTCATCCCCGACGAGGGCCACCAGGTCATGCGCGACACTGCCCTCGACGTCATCCGCGAACTCGGCATTCAAGGCGGGTGTAACATCCAGTTCGCGTGGCGCGACGACGGCACGCCCGGCGGCGAGTACCGCGTCGTCGAGGTGAACCCGCGCGTCTCCCGTTCGTCCGCGCTGGCCTCGAAGGCGACGGGCTACCCCATCGCTCGCGTCACCGCGAAGGTCGCGCTCGGCAAGCGACTCCACGAGATCGAAAACGAGATCACCGGCCAGACCACCGCCGCCTTCGAGCCGGCCATCGACTACGTGGTCACGAAGGTGCCCCGGTGGCCCAAAGACAAGTTCACCGACGTGGAGTTCGAGCTCGGCCCGGCGATGAAATCGACCGGGGAAGCGATGTCGATCGGCCGCACCTTCGAGGAATCCCTCTTGAAAGCGCTGCGCTCCTCGGAGTACGACCCGGCCGTCGACTTCTCGACGGTGTTCAACGACGAGCTGGAGGAGTACTACCTCGAACGCCCCTCGCCGGACCGTCCCTACGCCATCTTCGAGGCGTTCTCGCGGGGATACACCGTCGAGGAGATCAACGAGATCACGGAGATCCGCGAGTGGTACCTCGAACGCTTCCAGCGCATCGCCGACGCGGCCGAGGCGGCCGCCGAGGGCGACTACCAGGCCGCCGCGGACGTGGGCTTCACCGACCAGGAGATCACCGCCCTCGCCGGCGGTGAGTTCAACGACACGCACGTCTCCTGGCTCCCGGTCGTCGAGGGCCCGGACGCCCCCGACGACGACACGGCGATGGCCGACGGCGGAGCCGACACCGAGTCCGCCGAGGCAGCGAGTTCGCCCGGTCCCGACGTGACCGTCGACGAGGTCGAGAGCCACACCACGGACCGCGACTTCAAGCTCGTCGACACCTGCGCCGGCGAGTTCGCGGCGACGACGCCGTACTACTACTCCTCGCGGGACCCCATCTCGGGGCTGGGCCGCAACGAGGTCCAGGTCGACCGCGACGCCGAGAGCGTCGTGGTCGTCGGCGGCGGCCCGATCCGTATCGGGCAGGGCGTCGAGTTCGACTACTGCTCGGTCCACGCGGTCCGCGCGCTGGAGGAACTGGGCATCGACGCCACCGTCGTCAACAACAACCCCGAGACGGTCTCGACGGACTACGACACCTCCGACGGCCTCTTCTTCGAGCCCATCACGGCCGAGGAGGTCGCCGACGTGGTCGAGGAGACCGGCGCCGACGGCGTGATGGTCCAGTTCGGCGGCCAGACCTCCGTCGACATCGGCCACCCGCTCGAAGCGGAGATCGACCGCCGCGGCCTCGACTGCGATATCATGGGCACCGCCGTCGACGCCATGGACCTCGCGGAGGACCGCGACCGCTTCAACCGCCTGATGGACGACCTCGACATCGCCCAGCCCCAGGGCGGCTCCGCGACGAGCGAACAGGAAGCGCTCGACCTCGCCCACGACATCGGCTATCCCGTCCTCGTGCGTCCGTCCTACGTTCTGGGCGGCCGCGCGATGGACATCGTCTACAGCGACGAGGACCTCAAGGAGTACATCGAGGAGGCCGTCCGCGTCAGCCCGGACAAGCCGATCCTCGTGGACGAGTTCCTCGAGGGCGCCGTCGAACTGGACGTCGACGCCGTCTCCGACGGCGAGGACGTGCTCATCGGCGGCATCATGGAGCACGTCGAGTCCGCCGGCGTCCACTCCGGGGACTCCGCCTGCATGATCCCGCCGCGCTCGCTCGGCCGCGACGTGAACCGCAAGGTCCGTCAGGTCACCGAGGACATCGCCCGCGCGCTCGACACGGTCGGGCTGATGAACGTCCAGCTGGCCGTCAAGGACGGCGAGGTGTACGTCCTCGAAGCGAACCCCCGTTCCTCGCGCACCGTGCCCTACGTCTCGAAGGCGACCGGCGTCCCGATCGCCAAGATCGCGGCGAAGGTCATGGCCGGCGAGACACTCGAGAGCCTCGACGTGACCGAGCAGGTGCCCGAGCAGGTCTCCGTGAAGGAGGTCGTCCTGCCGTTCGACCGCCTGCCGGGCTCGGACCCGCGCCTCGGCCCGGAGATGAAATCGACCGGTGAGGTCATGGGCACCGCCGACAGCTTCGGCAAGGCCTACCAGAAGGCACAGATGTCCGTCGGCAAGGCCATCCCGCTCGAAGGCACCGCCGTCGTCGACCTCTCCGAGAGCGAGTTCCCCGGTCGCGAGACCGAGGCCGGCGAGGAACTGATCGACGGCTACGCGGAGCACTTCGACCTCGTCACCTTCGACAGCGAGGACGAGTTCGTCGAGGCCATCGAGAACGGTGAGGTCGACATCATCGTCTCGCGCCAGCGCAAGCCCCTGCAGTCGGCCGTCGAGGAGGAGATCACCTACTTCTCGACGCTCGCCTCGGCCCGCGCGGCGCTGGAGGCCATCGAGGCCGCCGACGAGCCGCTGGACGTCCAGCCCGTCGGCGACCGCGTCAAGCGCGACGAGTACTGGGGCCAGCCCAAAGAGAACTGA
- a CDS encoding NAD(P)/FAD-dependent oxidoreductase gives MSASHVIIGDGIAGSSAAETIREEDPDADITVITDEGEALYNRILIKEFAKGKLPEAPISIHEPEWYDERDIDLQLNTHVTTIDTEANEIHTHEGTVYEYDKLLVATGGTPASLASFGIDNADADGIDHFWTFQDARSIKENVEAADRGIIVGAGLLGIDLAAICGAQDLEANYLMRGECWWRYALNEEGAEILHDAMRERGVTPVFDSGVSEFETDDDGRVEAAVDPNGERFEGDWAGVAIGLSFNTEFLQDTSVETNDDGVVTDEYMRTNVDDVYAAGDLTWFYDTILGEMGQNGSWGSAKEQGSIAGQNMVEDLEAGGETDDPEEFRWVSSYSITHFDFPFLSFGHPTIGDDDAARKYSDTEWRRLAFNDGKIVGGVLIGDLSQQSKFKRLMREEREVAQHKDLLLEEDVDMDKLEEATPKPE, from the coding sequence ATGAGCGCATCCCACGTCATCATCGGTGATGGCATCGCGGGGAGTTCGGCAGCGGAGACGATTCGCGAGGAGGACCCCGACGCCGATATCACCGTCATCACCGACGAGGGCGAGGCACTGTACAACCGGATCCTGATCAAGGAGTTCGCCAAGGGCAAACTGCCCGAGGCGCCCATCTCGATCCACGAGCCCGAGTGGTACGACGAGCGGGACATCGACCTCCAGCTCAACACCCACGTCACGACGATCGACACGGAGGCCAACGAGATCCACACCCACGAGGGAACCGTCTACGAGTACGACAAGCTGCTCGTGGCGACGGGTGGGACGCCGGCCAGCCTCGCCTCGTTCGGCATCGACAACGCCGACGCCGACGGGATCGACCACTTCTGGACGTTTCAGGACGCCCGCTCGATCAAGGAGAACGTCGAGGCGGCCGACCGGGGCATCATCGTCGGTGCCGGCCTGCTGGGCATCGACCTGGCGGCCATCTGCGGCGCCCAGGACCTCGAGGCCAACTACCTGATGCGCGGCGAGTGCTGGTGGCGCTACGCGCTGAACGAGGAGGGCGCGGAGATCCTCCACGACGCCATGCGCGAGCGCGGCGTCACTCCCGTCTTCGATTCGGGCGTCTCCGAGTTCGAGACCGACGACGACGGGCGGGTCGAGGCGGCCGTCGACCCCAACGGCGAGCGCTTCGAGGGCGACTGGGCCGGCGTCGCCATCGGCCTGAGCTTCAACACCGAGTTCCTCCAGGACACGTCCGTCGAGACCAACGACGACGGCGTCGTCACTGACGAGTACATGCGCACGAACGTCGACGACGTGTACGCCGCGGGCGACCTGACCTGGTTCTACGACACCATCCTCGGCGAGATGGGCCAGAACGGCTCGTGGGGCTCGGCGAAGGAACAGGGTTCGATCGCCGGCCAGAACATGGTCGAGGACCTCGAGGCCGGCGGCGAGACCGACGACCCCGAGGAGTTCCGCTGGGTCTCCTCGTACTCGATCACCCACTTCGACTTCCCGTTCCTCTCCTTTGGCCACCCGACCATCGGCGACGACGACGCCGCCCGCAAGTACAGCGACACCGAGTGGCGCCGCCTCGCGTTCAACGACGGCAAGATCGTCGGCGGCGTCCTCATCGGTGACCTGTCCCAGCAGTCCAAGTTCAAGCGGCTCATGCGCGAGGAGCGCGAGGTCGCCCAGCACAAGGACCTCCTGCTCGAAGAGGACGTGGACATGGACAAGCTCGAAGAAGCCACTCCCAAGCCCGAGTAA
- a CDS encoding DUF6149 family protein: MKIRQNVRHFAAKQALTLPVVGEKVNDRLVGMHTDIFAEKAEPDRREERRAHLDDFFDATMDTYVAALEDGYTEAEAREITHVQANFDFYNHGWTEMMEFPSDELDDHYDRYSDFFERYDIAIDDPLGAFAPADGVAEAPSTPEKLDDPEHPYAEGGFADDVYVETADGELVVGGGEEPEDVSVEEAPGVDAEDTEA; this comes from the coding sequence ATGAAGATCCGCCAGAACGTCCGTCACTTCGCCGCCAAGCAGGCGCTGACGCTCCCGGTCGTCGGGGAGAAGGTCAACGACCGGCTGGTCGGGATGCACACGGACATCTTCGCCGAGAAGGCCGAGCCCGACCGCCGGGAGGAACGCCGCGCCCACCTCGACGACTTCTTCGACGCGACGATGGACACCTACGTCGCCGCGCTCGAGGACGGCTACACCGAGGCCGAGGCCCGCGAGATCACCCACGTCCAGGCCAACTTCGACTTCTACAACCACGGCTGGACCGAGATGATGGAGTTCCCGAGCGACGAGCTCGACGACCACTACGACCGCTACAGCGACTTCTTCGAGCGCTACGACATCGCCATCGACGACCCCCTCGGTGCGTTCGCTCCCGCCGATGGCGTCGCGGAGGCCCCCTCGACGCCCGAGAAACTCGACGACCCCGAACACCCCTACGCCGAGGGCGGGTTCGCCGACGACGTGTACGTCGAGACCGCCGACGGCGAGTTGGTGGTCGGCGGCGGGGAGGAACCCGAGGACGTGTCCGTCGAGGAGGCGCCCGGCGTCGACGCCGAAGACACCGAGGCGTGA
- a CDS encoding DUF7124 domain-containing protein: protein MDSGGSSDMTLAFDLDALKALAYPDRVFQDARKWSEYVGVVSEQPTYVVTNFTRKHRIRQDFFSGPRSRAESLENVAQQFGTERHVFVGADDEDAELAEEVGWEYLAVTDAAAAAEWELGEPETPAEDAGDDERDDWP, encoded by the coding sequence ATGGACAGCGGCGGCAGCAGCGACATGACCCTCGCCTTCGACCTGGACGCGCTGAAGGCCCTGGCGTACCCCGACCGGGTGTTCCAGGACGCGCGCAAGTGGAGCGAGTACGTCGGCGTCGTCTCCGAGCAGCCGACCTACGTGGTGACGAACTTCACGCGCAAACACCGCATCCGCCAGGACTTCTTCTCCGGACCGCGCAGTCGGGCGGAGAGCCTCGAAAACGTCGCCCAGCAGTTCGGGACCGAACGACACGTCTTCGTCGGGGCCGACGACGAGGACGCCGAGCTGGCCGAGGAGGTCGGCTGGGAGTACCTGGCCGTCACCGACGCGGCGGCGGCCGCCGAGTGGGAACTGGGCGAGCCCGAGACGCCCGCGGAAGACGCCGGCGACGACGAGCGCGACGACTGGCCCTGA
- a CDS encoding NAD(P)/FAD-dependent oxidoreductase yields the protein MIGVVGGGVAGLAAAYRLQQRGREVQVFEASDDVGGLAAVYETAGDPIEKFYHHLSASEGTIVELIEELGLGGDLEWRYKTDSYYVDGVVHPMEKAWEILAYPHLSIYDKFRLAMLVKEIDVRGGIPRFDTYDDITDFEDVPIKEFLLDHTTRHVYESFWEPLLDAKFGSRKEDVSAAWLLGRVKFRGERDVIRGEQLGYLEGGFGVLLDELYEAVGTENVTTGARVTGIGTGTGAAADGGSAVADAAAAGGGGPSVESITVERDEETETHDVDAVVVAAMPNVLEDLTGYPCEIDFQGTVCSVWSTDQSLSDTYWLNIKDEAPFGVFIEHTNFVPPERYGGEHLYYTASYIQSPEEDLWEMSDAEVEEYWADGIEDMFPGFDPASVNWVQTARNPRTAPIYERGYLDMVVPYDLSEEVAEGIYYAGMASKAQYPERSLDGGIEAGYACADLITGDR from the coding sequence ATGATCGGAGTCGTCGGCGGCGGCGTCGCCGGCCTCGCGGCCGCGTATCGCCTCCAGCAACGCGGTCGCGAGGTCCAGGTGTTCGAGGCGAGCGACGACGTGGGCGGGCTGGCCGCCGTCTACGAGACCGCGGGCGACCCCATCGAGAAGTTCTACCACCACCTCTCGGCGTCCGAGGGGACCATCGTCGAGCTGATCGAGGAGCTGGGCCTCGGCGGGGACCTGGAGTGGCGCTACAAGACCGATTCGTACTACGTCGACGGGGTCGTCCACCCCATGGAGAAGGCCTGGGAGATCCTCGCCTACCCCCACCTCTCCATCTACGACAAGTTCCGCCTCGCGATGCTCGTCAAGGAGATCGACGTGCGCGGCGGGATCCCCAGGTTCGACACCTACGACGACATCACCGACTTCGAGGACGTGCCCATCAAGGAGTTCCTGCTCGACCACACCACCCGTCACGTCTACGAGTCCTTTTGGGAGCCGCTGCTGGACGCCAAGTTCGGCTCGCGCAAGGAGGACGTGTCGGCGGCGTGGCTGCTCGGTCGCGTGAAGTTCCGCGGGGAGCGGGACGTGATCCGCGGCGAGCAACTGGGGTATCTGGAGGGCGGGTTCGGCGTCCTGCTCGACGAACTCTACGAGGCCGTCGGCACGGAGAACGTCACGACCGGCGCGCGCGTGACCGGGATCGGGACGGGCACCGGCGCGGCGGCTGACGGCGGTTCTGCGGTGGCCGACGCCGCGGCGGCCGGCGGCGGCGGCCCGTCGGTCGAGTCGATCACCGTCGAGCGCGACGAGGAGACCGAGACGCACGACGTGGACGCCGTCGTCGTCGCGGCGATGCCGAACGTCCTCGAAGACCTGACGGGCTACCCCTGCGAGATCGACTTCCAGGGCACGGTCTGCTCGGTCTGGAGCACGGACCAGTCGCTGTCGGACACCTACTGGCTGAACATCAAGGACGAGGCGCCCTTTGGCGTGTTCATCGAGCACACGAACTTCGTGCCGCCGGAACGGTACGGCGGCGAACACCTCTACTACACGGCCAGTTACATCCAGAGTCCCGAGGAGGACCTCTGGGAGATGTCCGACGCGGAGGTCGAGGAGTACTGGGCCGACGGGATCGAGGACATGTTCCCGGGCTTCGACCCCGCCAGCGTCAACTGGGTGCAGACGGCGCGCAACCCCCGGACGGCGCCCATCTACGAGCGGGGCTATCTCGACATGGTCGTCCCCTACGACCTGAGCGAGGAGGTAGCGGAAGGGATCTACTACGCGGGGATGGCCTCGAAGGCGCAGTACCCCGAGCGCTCGCTCGACGGCGGTATCGAGGCGGGCTACGCCTGCGCGGACCTGATCACGGGCGACCGGTAG
- a CDS encoding DMT family transporter produces the protein MAWYLLFVAGLFEIAWAIGLEYSDGLTRPVPTAATGVAMLISVVLLAKAVEQLPVGTAYAVWTGIGAVGTAALGIALFDEPLSAARVAFVGLIVVGIVGLNLTASGAS, from the coding sequence ATGGCGTGGTATCTCCTCTTCGTCGCCGGCCTGTTCGAGATCGCGTGGGCCATCGGGCTGGAGTACTCCGACGGGCTCACCCGCCCGGTCCCGACCGCCGCGACCGGCGTCGCGATGCTGATCAGCGTCGTCCTGCTGGCGAAGGCCGTCGAGCAACTGCCGGTCGGCACCGCCTACGCCGTCTGGACCGGCATCGGCGCCGTCGGCACCGCGGCGCTGGGGATCGCCCTCTTCGACGAGCCGCTCTCCGCCGCTCGCGTCGCGTTCGTCGGCCTCATCGTGGTCGGCATCGTCGGCCTGAACCTCACCGCAAGCGGCGCGTCGTGA
- a CDS encoding sensor histidine kinase has translation MASEAFVAVVAATAVGGVVELALAAVAYRRREQPGARAFGWLSLAAGGWALLQGVVLLAPSAEAARGAHLLAGAVASQIPMLWVVFAVVYAGQREWLTTGRLVALWTPLTAYSLVRLTAPVHGVALAPVRIVTENGVTAPASAESLPFAAYSLVAYALVLAGYLFLVAFLLDSRNVYRAEAGALVLGGLFPTAGTVVVSVAGGVHPGISVAPAMFAVHGVVAGLVLFRYDFQGVAPVATDLLAEELDDPVVILDDDDVVIDHNPAAERLVDDGDLSGRRADAVADGFAERLADGAQVTVDAPGYDRAVSSFSLGVTAVEDQYGVAKGRLVHLRDVSDQQRRLDQLTAMQAATQRFIGARTAAEVADIAVRFASDVHDQAYAALFRYDGATDALVSEAVTDRLAAELSVEPDESIRVARESGPLWTAFESGELAAVEGERDLVIGPYAFGSASALFLPLGDHGVLVIGTDEGEGYTETDEQLGQILARTTETALTRVEYEEELRASRVTVERRNKQIEFFNGVLRHNIRNAMLVIDGQAQHLQSRVADEDAGKLGTIRTWCSDLTDMTEKIRAVNDTVTASEDERLERVDLSRVLHEEVRALSERYDVAVEFDAADDLTVAANDLVADVVEGVLSNAVEHNDSPQPRVRVATEPMGEWVQVRIADDGPGLSEEMQTQVFQREMATSQTAHGFGLYFVSVMMDLYNGNVWFEDGGGLAPSIDSDESREESRGTVVVLEFQLAEEAPELSSDA, from the coding sequence ATGGCTAGTGAGGCGTTCGTTGCGGTGGTCGCCGCGACGGCTGTCGGGGGTGTCGTCGAGCTCGCGCTCGCGGCGGTGGCCTACCGGCGCCGAGAGCAGCCGGGCGCGCGGGCGTTCGGCTGGCTGTCGCTCGCGGCCGGCGGCTGGGCGCTCCTGCAGGGCGTGGTCCTGCTGGCGCCGTCGGCGGAGGCCGCGAGGGGCGCGCACCTCCTCGCCGGCGCGGTCGCCTCGCAGATCCCGATGCTGTGGGTGGTGTTCGCCGTCGTCTACGCCGGCCAACGCGAGTGGCTGACGACGGGCCGGCTGGTCGCGCTGTGGACGCCGCTGACGGCGTACTCGCTCGTCCGGCTGACCGCTCCGGTCCACGGGGTCGCGCTCGCTCCGGTCCGGATCGTCACCGAGAACGGGGTCACCGCGCCCGCATCGGCCGAGTCGCTCCCGTTCGCGGCGTACTCGCTGGTCGCCTACGCTCTGGTACTCGCCGGCTACCTCTTCCTCGTCGCCTTCCTGCTGGACTCGCGGAACGTCTACCGGGCCGAGGCGGGCGCGCTCGTCCTCGGGGGGCTGTTCCCGACCGCGGGGACCGTCGTGGTCTCCGTCGCGGGGGGTGTCCACCCCGGGATCTCGGTCGCACCGGCGATGTTCGCCGTCCACGGGGTCGTCGCGGGACTCGTCCTCTTCCGATACGACTTCCAGGGGGTCGCGCCCGTCGCGACGGACCTGCTCGCCGAGGAGCTCGACGACCCGGTGGTGATCCTCGACGACGACGACGTGGTGATAGACCACAACCCGGCCGCCGAGCGCCTCGTCGACGACGGCGACCTCTCGGGGCGCCGCGCCGACGCGGTCGCCGACGGGTTCGCAGAGCGGCTGGCCGACGGTGCGCAGGTCACCGTCGACGCGCCGGGCTACGACCGGGCGGTGTCGTCGTTCTCGCTCGGGGTGACCGCCGTCGAGGACCAGTACGGGGTCGCGAAGGGCCGCCTCGTCCACCTGCGGGACGTGTCCGACCAGCAGCGCCGACTCGACCAGCTGACGGCGATGCAGGCGGCCACCCAGCGGTTCATCGGCGCACGGACCGCGGCCGAGGTCGCCGACATCGCGGTCCGGTTCGCCAGCGATGTCCACGACCAGGCCTACGCGGCGCTGTTCCGGTACGACGGGGCGACGGACGCGCTCGTCTCGGAGGCGGTCACCGACCGGCTGGCGGCGGAACTCAGCGTCGAGCCGGACGAGTCGATCCGGGTCGCGCGGGAGTCGGGGCCGCTCTGGACGGCCTTCGAGAGCGGCGAACTCGCGGCCGTCGAGGGGGAGCGCGACCTCGTGATCGGGCCCTACGCGTTCGGCTCGGCGTCGGCGCTGTTCCTCCCGCTGGGCGACCACGGCGTCCTCGTCATCGGGACCGACGAGGGCGAGGGGTACACCGAGACCGACGAACAGCTGGGACAGATCCTCGCGCGGACCACCGAGACGGCGCTGACACGCGTCGAGTACGAGGAGGAACTGCGTGCCAGCCGGGTCACCGTCGAGCGACGCAACAAGCAGATCGAGTTCTTCAACGGCGTCCTCCGGCACAACATCCGCAACGCCATGCTGGTCATCGACGGCCAAGCCCAGCACCTGCAGTCCCGGGTGGCCGACGAGGACGCCGGGAAACTGGGGACGATCCGGACGTGGTGTTCGGATCTGACGGACATGACCGAGAAGATCCGCGCGGTCAACGACACCGTGACCGCCAGCGAGGACGAGCGCCTCGAACGGGTCGACCTCTCGCGGGTCCTCCACGAGGAGGTCCGCGCGCTCTCCGAGCGCTACGACGTGGCCGTCGAGTTCGACGCGGCCGACGACCTGACCGTCGCCGCCAACGACCTCGTGGCCGACGTAGTGGAGGGGGTCCTCTCGAACGCGGTCGAACACAACGACAGCCCCCAGCCGCGGGTCCGAGTCGCGACCGAGCCGATGGGCGAGTGGGTACAGGTCCGGATCGCCGACGACGGCCCGGGGCTCTCCGAGGAGATGCAGACGCAGGTCTTCCAGCGCGAGATGGCGACCAGCCAGACCGCCCACGGGTTCGGCCTCTACTTCGTCTCGGTGATGATGGACCTGTACAACGGCAACGTCTGGTTCGAGGACGGCGGGGGCCTGGCCCCCTCGATCGACTCGGACGAGTCCCGCGAGGAGTCCCGCGGGACCGTCGTCGTGCTGGAGTTCCAGCTCGCGGAGGAGGCGCCCGAGCTGTCGTCGGACGCGTGA
- a CDS encoding CBS domain-containing protein: MEDIFVARLMSSDLETVGPDTLVEDAAEQMRDNGVGSLVVVDEDNRLLGILTTTDFVDIVAKSKPKAQTTVERYMTTDVVTTTAQTSVVDAADLMIEHSIHHLPVVDGEEGVIGIISTTDLTGYISSIQTPSPA, translated from the coding sequence ATGGAAGACATCTTCGTCGCGCGGTTGATGAGTTCGGACTTGGAGACGGTCGGCCCCGACACGCTCGTCGAGGACGCCGCCGAGCAGATGCGGGACAACGGGGTCGGGTCGCTGGTCGTCGTCGACGAGGACAACCGGCTGCTGGGCATCCTCACGACGACGGACTTCGTCGACATCGTCGCCAAGTCCAAGCCGAAGGCCCAGACGACCGTCGAGCGCTACATGACGACCGACGTGGTGACGACGACGGCCCAGACCTCCGTCGTCGACGCGGCCGACCTGATGATCGAACACAGCATCCACCACCTCCCCGTGGTCGACGGCGAGGAGGGCGTCATCGGCATCATCTCGACGACGGACCTGACGGGCTACATCTCCAGCATCCAGACGCCGTCGCCGGCCTGA
- a CDS encoding DUF5815 family protein yields the protein MAEPRVPGSQGADVELPCGETVAVHDLDMGLREYDCACGDAHAVVMDVHPLGRFVPEFLVEVLTESIETADEFPEFTTAHVMGIVMEEFPEAVVSEDLSEQGEVGYSLLWLTDFDARRLHEVVVELVVELMDHAVSHADDEAATAQFEEWLHEFDVSEFVDQYRDEREFETEHDSAV from the coding sequence ATGGCAGAACCGCGCGTCCCCGGGAGCCAGGGGGCAGACGTCGAGTTGCCCTGCGGGGAGACCGTCGCCGTCCACGACCTCGACATGGGTCTGCGGGAGTACGACTGCGCCTGCGGCGACGCGCACGCGGTCGTGATGGACGTGCATCCGCTCGGCCGCTTCGTCCCCGAGTTCCTCGTGGAAGTGCTGACCGAGAGCATCGAGACCGCCGACGAGTTCCCCGAGTTCACGACCGCTCACGTCATGGGTATCGTGATGGAGGAGTTCCCCGAGGCCGTGGTCAGCGAGGACCTCTCCGAACAGGGCGAGGTCGGCTACTCATTGCTGTGGCTGACGGACTTCGACGCCCGTCGGCTCCACGAGGTCGTCGTCGAACTCGTCGTCGAGTTGATGGACCACGCCGTCAGCCACGCCGACGACGAGGCGGCCACCGCGCAGTTCGAGGAGTGGCTCCACGAGTTCGACGTGAGCGAGTTCGTCGACCAGTACCGCGACGAACGCGAGTTCGAGACCGAACACGACTCCGCGGTCTGA